Part of the Telopea speciosissima isolate NSW1024214 ecotype Mountain lineage unplaced genomic scaffold, Tspe_v1 Tspe_v1.0111, whole genome shotgun sequence genome is shown below.
AATATCAAAGTTCATTATCTGTGAGGTTTTCAAGATAGTCTGATCTCCGATTAGGAATGGACCTACAAGGAAAGAACACTGCATGTGATCACAAATTGTGTTCATTACCTTGCCTATATCCCAAGGTGATTTGTATTAATGAGTTGGTTGCATTTGTGATAGTCAGATAGTGATATGTCATTTATTGAGGCATATTTTCTGCTGATATTCGATGTAAGCAGCTTATTAGTCATGTCAAAGATGTTACAAGTGATGGAACAATATAAGGATTTGTTATGGCCTATACCAATAAAGAGATAGTTATAATAATTtggcccaagtgggagattattgggTTTTGGGCCCAATTACTATGACTTGATTTATTGGGCCCATATTAATCACTTAAAGGAGATTTAATCCAGACCGTCCATTGTGGGGATGGATTAGGTCTGGGGTTTATTTATAGCAATCCTGGGTCCCTGCCGTCTCCCAATTCAATTTTGTGACTTTACTCACGGAGTTACAGAGGGATAATATTGATAGGGAAAGACGGGAGAAAATTTAGGGCAGGCAGAGCGTGTGGCTGCTAACCATATGGAGTAGATCTTTGGAGATCTTGTTGTGATACCTAGGATCTTCTGTAAACGAAAGGAACAGGTATGAACATAATTCCatccctattattattattttgtttattgtaTTCTAGCCATGTGAAGCATAGATCATGATATTGATTTAGATCCAACACACCAAACCAACTTCATCGATCTCTACGGACTCTGTTTGAAATCTTATACGCATTGACTACTTTCTCGTCTCTTTTGGACCAAAGGCCAAAGATAGTTTTCTTTGGAAAGTTGTTTGTTTGTGTTACAACTTACATATctagatggaagagagagagagagccttcGAAccatctcttatcttcttcttcctccacaacCACTAGAGTCATCAATCCCGAAACGAACGCCTCCTCCGACACGACAGAGACGAAACCATCATCAGTTGAAGACAACGAAGACAGCTTTGAAAACAGAGTCGCACAGGTGAAACTCAAGTATCACAGCATGATCGGAAAGAAAGCCAATGCCAGGAAAGGTAAGAGgttatcatcatcatccaagACCAAGAAAGGCGAAGTATTCTTGCCGCTGGCACCTTTGAAGGAGGCGGTGTCAGAGGATTTGAAGGTGGATTTCGGCTTCTACCCTTTCACTGAGCGGCTCAACAGGAGGTTGGCAGCTCAGGGACTGGCGGCACTGCTGCTAGTGGCATTGGGTTTCGACATGTCTCATTAGTTACCATACACCAGCGGTGGTCTTCATTCAGGTGTACTCCGTCGCTGCTGCATCGACGCTAGATCGAGAAGGGAGATCGAGAGACACGGGCTTGAGaggttaaaatttgaaaaaagaataaatgacAATAAATTATTTGTGGTCACAAATCACAAATAGGTGAGGAGCTATTtgtgttttttaatttattctaatttgtaagaaatataaataagcaTTATAAATCATAACAAACACCTGCAAAAATAGAAATTTGTCAgagaaatacaaatacaaataatACCAAAGAGATCCTAAGAGGGGGTTGGACCCCACCCCCTTGTTAGGGGTACtaggggaattggagaggattaaaggTTTCAAAAGACAAGAGGCAGAATAGCTGCCACGTGGAGAGATCGtgaccaatgacgttatcagaTTCCAGATTccagattcttttttttttttttggtaataatcaGATTCCAGATTCAATCAGCAAGAAATGACATGACATTATCCAGGTTCATGTATATAATAAACTATTGGATAACACATATAATTAACTATTTAAAGTAAATCATTCTGGTAATCTCATTAACGGCTAACCTAATATGATTAGAGTCTATAGGGagtttgaaaaaatttcttccatttttaGGAAAATTACACCTGAGGTGCCTCGAGTTTGATAAAAGTACATTTGAGGTCCCTCTGATTTTAAAACTATCGTTTGGGGTACCTTATGAGCTTAGTGTACCCCCAAAGTGACATTTTTCCAAATATGCCTTTCTCAAATCCACTCCCATTCTTGACCCATCTTCACCTCCATCTATTGCCGCTGCTATCACCACAACCTGCAAcatcctctccctctctgtctccCGCTCCTCCGCCCCTACCAAAAACTATAAACCCATTACCATTTCAGTTTTTGTTTCAAGGTTAAATGTAATACTCAAAAGCTGTAATGGCCACCACGACTGCCCACCCCCAGCTGAGAAAAATCAAAACACATCCCCATTGAATATTTTGACGAAATAATGGCCAAACAATATCATCTTCACACCATTTTTAGGACATGGTCTGTAATGATAAAAACACACTGGTATGTAAAGTTTGAGCTCATTTGGAGAGACTTAGAGGTCAAATTAATTacaggggcattttgatcattttacctgATAAAGCCCAGAGATGATGTGCCTTTGCACAAAACTTTAAATTTAGGCTAAATGTGATAAAATCACACCCATCCTATGTTTGGACACAAAATTGGCAcaaggggcattttggtaatttacttTGAAAACCCCTATTTCCTCCAAAAGCTGATATGTTTTATAAAATTCCAAGAGACTCCAAACACCATCCCTAAGGtaacaaaattcaatgtctatAGTGGAAactgtttagtcccacattgattGTGAAAGAGAGGACTATGTAATTTATATAGTATTATGAGAACTACAAGGATAGGATTCCTTAAAgaaaagattctctctctcctctcatctCTTGCAGGTCTGGGTTTGTTttcacacacacgcatgcacaTCGAGCCGGATCAGGTCGTGGTGTGGTGTGGCGTGGCAAGGCAAGGCCTTGGTTATGTGTGAAATACATTTTGCTCTGGATTAGAATtatgttttggtttttcttttgctgATGTCGGATAGGAATTTTACTGTATTAGATTCGGTTCTCCAGGCGTCGGATTTTGAGTGTTTAGCATCGGTCAAAATGTGTTTAGTATTAGGCCTTGTCAGGTGCCTTACCATCGGTCAGAATGTATTCAGTATCAGGGCTTGTCAGGGACTTTACCAACACCCTTTACAATCTATTAGACATCGGTTGGGTTTCTCTAGCATCAGCCGACATGTTGCTGGCACCGACAACTCATCATTGTGTGTcatttaatttccattggatGCTAATAATGGCTAGATTTTTGTGTCATCTTTTAGAAAAACACACCCTTTAAGCCACCTTGGACAACTGCTTCCAAGGGGCATTTatcctctataaatagaggacgtACCTGGCACTTTGTACACTATTCtaagtgctctctctctctctctctctctctctctctctctctatatatatatatatatatatatatatatataaattattgGTTTTTGCCTATTGTTTTGAgagttatttttcttcttttattcttttgtttGATTGAGTACAATTCGAGAGTGTCACGATGTAGCCCAGTAAGTGGATGCAACAATTACTAGAAGGCCTAAAGacctgttttatcttggggattGATTCACAAGAACCTCTTACACCATAGGGGTGAATGCAATATTAAGGATAATGACTAGTGGCATGACTTAGCGGTACCATCACGTTGACAAACATTTGGAGCAAGTTGCAGTATCGAGTTGTTGTTTAATTTCAAGTGCATCACAAGTGGAACCTATACTTCCATCTCGACAGTGAGTGCTTTAGCTTTAATTATTTAAGATTATTTTTCTATTGTACTAGTCTCTCAAACCATTCTTTGTTTGTTATATTTACTACATTTCATGTTgaaattatggagatcaaccttggaatcaaaaggttttaagataagtaaaataaaaatatagtaAATGATGTATAACTTTAGTAACAGTATGACTGAAAATAAGTAACCTCTTCTCTTGAGAATCTCTCTTGGCTAGATTTCTTAGCTACATTTTTAATTCCAGCGTTGgccttctattttattattttcaagtTCTCAAAAAGATACAATAGTCGTGTCTCCCTATTTTCTGGTTAACATGATCACTTTTAGTAGGAATGTAAGGAGTCTTAGGAATAAGACTACCGGATGCTCTCTTGgttctcattttttaaaattcaatcCGGACTTCATTTTTCTCTGTGAAACTAAACTCACTTCCCCTGAGTTTAAAGTTTTATCTGGTGCTTGCAAGTTCTATTCTTCTATTGCTTTTATCGAAGGAGCGGGGTCTAGAGGCTTCAGTGGGGGGCTTGGGGTGTTAGGTAAACCAAATATTTTAATTCAAACTGTTGAATGTTTTGACCGGTTATCTACATCACTATTGTCGATCCCTGCACCTCCATAAATTGGTGCCTTGTGTGTCTTTATTTCCCACCTAGACCTTCGGACAGGCAGAACTTCTGGGAATCTTTACATACATGGCTATCTTCCTTATCCATGCCTTTTGTCCTCATTGGAGACTTCAACAAAAATTTTTAGCCAAAGGATAAATTTGGAGGGAGGGATTTTACTGCTAATCAAGCGTCCTCTGTTACACTCTCAAACCTGATCTCTACTCTCGAGTTATAGGAACTCTGTCCTACTGGATCATGGTTAACATGGTCCAATAAGCAAAAATCTCCCAATACTATCCTGAACACCTTGATAGATGCCTAGGATCTCATGAATGGTCAAGTCATTGGCCCAAGGCTGCCCTATGCACCCTTCCGTCTATAGGATTTGATCACAAACCCCTACTTCTAAATACCTCTCCTATGACTAGATCCTATAGGAAACTCTTCCACTATCAAGCTACTTGATCCAAGCATCCagattttatttccttcttcaaTTCCAACTGAGACACATCCTTGTCTGATAACCTCCCCACCAAACTTGTTGAGATCTCTGTCTTCCTTAAGCAATGGAATAAGAATACCTTCAATAGCATCCCTGCCCTGAAACAATCTCTTTTAGATTCTCTTCAATATCTAGAATCCCTTCCACCCTCTGATGAGTTGGCATCACTTCTGGCCGATACTGAAGCCAAACTCCAAACCTTGAAGCCGAAGAGATTTTCTGGATGCAAAAATCAAGGCTTTCTTATGTCTTAGATGGGGATCGGAATACCAAATACTACCACTCCATTGCTAAAGGAAATATTTGATATAACAACTCTATattcctttttgatgatgatggtaaGAAAATCACTGATCCCCCTATAGTTGCGATAGTGAATTTTTTCAACAGATCTATTCCTCAACAAACCCCCTTGACCAGATTTCGTGGCTAGCCTATTCCCACATTTCATCTCCCATTCTCAAACCGAATTCCTTAAATCTACACCTTCTGAGGATGAAATCcataattcagttttttagccTTGGAGCATTTAAAGCATTAGGAATTGATGGCCCAGCTTTCTTCTACCAACATCACTGGGACATGGTAAAAGAAGATGTCTTCAAACTGGTTCATGATTTCTTTGAGGCTCAATACCTCCCTCCAGGAATCAACCACACACTTCTTACATTTATCTCAAAAAAGAATAATGCATGCACCGTAGAGGATTTCAGGCCTATTAGTCTCTGTAATGTCTCCTACAAGATCATTGCCAAAATACTTGCTCCATCTCAAACCCTTACTCGATTCCTTCATTTCACCTCATCAATCTGCTTTTGTGAAAGGAATGCAGATTAGTGATAATATCATCATTGCCCATGAAATTTTTCATTACCTAAAAAagcaaaagaagggaaaaagagggTATATTGCTCTAAAGTTAGACATTTCTAAAGCCTATGATAGAATTGAGTGGGGCTTCATCAGAGCAATTTTTGAATTCCTAGGATTCCTTGATCTTTGGTGTGATCTTATCTGCAAACTCTTTGCTTGTACATTCTCTGTGAAAATTAAGGGCAGTTGTTTTAACAATTTTGATCCATCTCGAGGATTATGACAGGGTTGTCCTCTTAGC
Proteins encoded:
- the LOC122647668 gene encoding uncharacterized protein LOC122647668, translating into WKREREPSNHLLSSSSSTTTRVINPETNASSDTTETKPSSVEDNEDSFENRVAQVKLKYHSMIGKKANARKGKRLSSSSKTKKGEVFLPLAPLKEAVSEDLKVDFGFYPFTERLNRRLAAQGLAALLLVALGFDMSH